Proteins encoded by one window of Arcobacter sp. LA11:
- a CDS encoding substrate-binding domain-containing protein: MKNIYFRFILIVFFSSFLFGNSKDYYQIDEYISYSKQERISENFIKIIQEKSKAITKQNQKIKIVMVYPGNQISDYWRKSKLSFEKRMIELNINYELIDFFTKPAVEIKEQSKHLLKAFKQNADYLIFTLDAKKHTKFIERIISKKRTKLILQNITTPLKKWKNRQPFLYVGFDHSTGSKMLADYYIKETKAEGNYAVLYGSKGYVSFMRGVNFIDYISSKSNLKLIHEYYTDFNKQKAKNATLDLLAINSDIKFIYACSTDIALGVIEALKEKDLLGKIKVNGWGGGNSELDAIEKGLMDITVMRMNDDNGVAMAEAIKYDLINKNDEIPTIYSGEFKIVKKGIKKEELEKYKMKAFRYTFDDK, translated from the coding sequence ATGAAAAATATATATTTTAGATTTATTTTAATAGTATTCTTCTCAAGTTTTCTTTTTGGGAATTCAAAAGATTATTATCAAATTGATGAATATATATCTTATTCGAAACAAGAAAGAATAAGTGAAAATTTTATTAAGATTATTCAAGAAAAATCAAAAGCAATCACAAAACAAAATCAAAAAATCAAAATTGTAATGGTTTATCCAGGTAATCAAATATCAGACTATTGGAGAAAAAGTAAGCTATCTTTTGAAAAAAGAATGATAGAACTGAATATAAACTATGAATTAATTGATTTTTTTACTAAACCTGCTGTTGAGATTAAAGAGCAATCTAAACATTTATTGAAAGCATTTAAACAGAATGCTGATTATCTTATTTTTACACTTGATGCGAAAAAGCATACAAAATTTATAGAACGTATTATAAGTAAAAAACGTACAAAGTTGATTCTTCAAAATATTACTACTCCTCTTAAAAAATGGAAAAATAGACAACCTTTTTTATATGTAGGATTTGATCATTCTACAGGAAGTAAAATGCTTGCAGATTATTATATAAAAGAGACGAAGGCAGAAGGTAACTATGCTGTGCTTTATGGTTCAAAGGGTTATGTAAGTTTTATGAGAGGAGTAAACTTTATAGATTATATTTCTTCCAAATCAAATTTGAAGTTAATTCATGAATATTATACAGATTTTAATAAGCAAAAAGCGAAAAATGCAACTTTAGATTTATTGGCAATTAATAGTGATATTAAATTTATATATGCTTGTTCAACAGATATTGCTTTAGGAGTAATTGAAGCATTAAAAGAAAAAGATTTATTGGGAAAAATAAAGGTAAATGGCTGGGGTGGAGGAAATAGTGAGTTAGATGCTATTGAAAAAGGTTTAATGGATATTACTGTTATGCGTATGAATGATGATAATGGTGTTGCTATGGCAGAAGCAATAAAATATGACTTAATAAATAAAAATGATGAAATACCAACAATTTATTCTGGAGAGTTTAAAATTGTAAAAAAAGGTATAAAAAAAGAAGAGTTAGAAAAATATAAGATGAAAGCATTTAGGTATACATTTGATGATAAATAA
- a CDS encoding PAS domain-containing protein gives MINNKKYSLTLINSVLLVVFLLFIIFAISISSYFSTQKVIDYNINEYFKQTTNITHIIIDTEQKDLNNIAFDISKIIKKEKTEELELGINSLTAVDQIDILFLKTDDEIINYSNSLFDTELLIKEISKRQILYDNTILSASIDDEKFIILLSRKKIIDKVTGRVSSILYVGKILNDNFTIINKIKQKALLEDIYIFFKEELIATTSHKELIDLSFFNKNKVIKKGDLLYFNKKINIYEKQHLDIVFITKNSTFELLKEDFIRAGSLLLIFILISFAILYITSNKYIIKPFSKLLKFAKRAKDNENVEYIATNVLEFDNFAVDLKSIIDELRELKEHYSRAIEGVQDGLWDLDLKTKKLFCSNRYSNMLGYSDKDKINSISFWKNSIHKDDYFKTLKKIVNHVNGKSNLYEDDYRVRCKDGSYKWIKVRGKIFFDENKKALRMTGFHTDIDDIIRLQNDNLKKEKMLYQQSKLASMGEMIGNIAHQWRQPLNVISTIASSQIMQLELGLTKKEETIKDLNKLIDTVQYLSNIIDKFRYFFNPDKELETFYIDELIMDNLEIFESSYKLNDIDLIMNLQHIEISGYKFELMQVIINLINNSRDALLERYSIDDPKLIFMENSVKDKFLEIRVYDNACGIKETIKEKIYEPYFTTKHQSQGTGLGLYMSNEIVKKHLKGKLMNETISFSYKGKEYIGEEFRIILPL, from the coding sequence ATGATAAATAATAAAAAATATTCATTAACTTTAATTAATAGTGTTTTATTAGTTGTTTTTTTATTATTTATAATTTTTGCAATTTCAATATCTTCTTATTTTAGTACTCAAAAAGTGATTGACTATAATATAAATGAATATTTTAAACAAACAACAAATATTACGCATATAATCATAGATACTGAACAAAAAGATCTTAATAATATTGCTTTTGATATTAGTAAAATTATAAAAAAAGAAAAAACTGAAGAGCTTGAATTGGGTATTAATAGTTTAACAGCTGTAGATCAAATAGACATACTTTTTTTAAAAACTGATGATGAGATTATCAACTATAGTAATTCTTTATTTGATACTGAATTATTAATCAAAGAGATTAGCAAAAGACAGATTCTTTATGACAATACCATTTTATCTGCATCTATTGATGATGAAAAGTTTATTATTCTTTTAAGTAGAAAAAAAATTATTGATAAAGTAACTGGGCGAGTAAGTTCTATATTATATGTTGGAAAAATATTAAATGATAACTTTACAATAATTAATAAAATCAAACAGAAAGCATTGTTAGAAGATATTTATATATTTTTTAAAGAAGAATTAATTGCAACAACTTCACATAAAGAATTAATAGATCTCTCTTTTTTTAATAAAAATAAAGTTATTAAAAAAGGTGATTTATTATATTTTAATAAAAAAATAAATATTTATGAGAAACAGCATCTTGATATTGTATTTATAACAAAAAATTCTACTTTTGAATTATTAAAAGAAGATTTTATTAGAGCAGGGTCTTTATTATTAATTTTTATTTTGATAAGTTTTGCAATTTTATATATTACTTCAAATAAGTATATTATTAAACCTTTTTCAAAACTTCTAAAGTTTGCTAAAAGAGCTAAAGATAATGAAAACGTCGAGTATATAGCTACTAATGTTTTAGAATTTGATAATTTTGCAGTGGATTTGAAATCTATTATTGATGAGCTTAGGGAATTAAAAGAACATTATTCTCGGGCAATTGAAGGTGTACAAGATGGTTTATGGGATTTAGATTTGAAAACAAAAAAGCTATTTTGTTCAAATAGATATTCTAATATGTTAGGTTACAGTGATAAAGACAAAATAAATAGTATTAGTTTTTGGAAAAATAGTATTCATAAAGATGACTATTTTAAAACTTTAAAGAAAATAGTAAATCATGTAAATGGAAAATCAAATTTATATGAAGATGATTATAGAGTTCGGTGCAAAGATGGGTCTTATAAATGGATAAAAGTTAGAGGGAAAATATTTTTTGATGAAAATAAAAAAGCATTAAGAATGACAGGCTTTCATACCGATATAGACGATATTATAAGATTACAAAATGACAATTTGAAAAAAGAAAAAATGCTTTATCAACAATCAAAATTAGCTTCTATGGGTGAAATGATTGGTAATATAGCTCATCAGTGGAGACAACCATTAAATGTTATAAGTACAATTGCATCAAGTCAAATTATGCAATTAGAATTAGGGTTAACTAAAAAAGAAGAGACAATAAAAGATTTAAATAAATTAATAGATACAGTACAATATCTTTCTAATATAATTGATAAGTTTAGATATTTTTTCAATCCAGATAAAGAGTTAGAAACTTTTTATATAGATGAATTAATTATGGACAATCTTGAAATCTTTGAATCATCATATAAATTAAATGATATTGATTTGATAATGAATCTTCAACATATTGAAATCTCTGGGTATAAATTTGAATTAATGCAAGTTATTATAAATCTAATAAATAATTCTAGAGATGCTTTATTAGAAAGATATAGTATTGATGATCCAAAACTTATTTTTATGGAAAATAGTGTTAAAGATAAATTTCTTGAGATTAGAGTATATGACAATGCTTGTGGTATAAAAGAGACAATAAAAGAAAAAATTTATGAACCATATTTTACAACGAAACATCAATCTCAAGGAACAGGATTAGGACTATATATGTCAAATGAAATTGTTAAAAAACATTTAAAAGGTAAATTAATGAATGAAACAATTTCTTTTTCATATAAAGGGAAAGAATATATCGGTGAGGAGTTTAGAATTATACTTCCTTTGTAA